A genome region from Campylobacter ureolyticus ACS-301-V-Sch3b includes the following:
- a CDS encoding replication initiation protein yields the protein MAKKIDKNEIVEVRNLSDRKTITQANAMINSKYTLNLSEQRLILLAIAQIDSVNDESFFKFSCTVRELEKELNIDLNENRLKDLAVNILKKPLLIKDGINWIACNWFSSFKYYGGEARMEFKISDDLVPYLLKLKEKFTTYSLEVAIQFQGKYTTRFYEFCMQVRNQDKKEINFELDFLYELLQLPKSLRVFGDFKRYVLDPSIDEINEKTEIKANYEAIKTGRKYTNLILSWECA from the coding sequence GTGGCTAAAAAAATAGATAAAAATGAGATCGTTGAAGTTAGAAATTTATCAGATAGAAAAACCATAACCCAGGCAAATGCTATGATAAATTCTAAATATACTTTAAATTTAAGCGAACAAAGGCTAATTCTTCTTGCCATAGCACAAATTGACAGCGTAAATGATGAAAGTTTTTTTAAATTCAGCTGCACTGTAAGAGAGCTTGAAAAAGAACTAAATATAGATTTAAATGAAAATAGATTAAAAGATTTAGCGGTAAATATATTAAAAAAACCTTTATTGATTAAGGATGGAATAAATTGGATTGCTTGTAATTGGTTTAGTAGTTTTAAATATTATGGGGGAGAAGCTAGAATGGAATTTAAAATTAGCGATGATTTAGTTCCATATTTATTAAAATTAAAAGAGAAATTTACAACTTATTCTTTGGAGGTTGCTATACAATTTCAAGGAAAATATACTACAAGATTTTACGAATTTTGTATGCAAGTTAGAAACCAGGATAAAAAAGAGATTAATTTCGAGCTTGATTTTTTATATGAGCTTTTACAACTTCCAAAAAGTTTAAGAGTTTTTGGAGATTTTAAGAGATATGTTTTAGATCCGAGCATCGATGAAATAAACGAAAAAACTGAAATCAAAGCAAATTATGAAGCAATAAAAACAGGTCGTAAATATACAAATTTGATTTTAAGCTGGGAATGTGCCTAA